One window of the Acetonema longum DSM 6540 genome contains the following:
- the hpf gene encoding ribosome hibernation-promoting factor, HPF/YfiA family, producing the protein MAITVRGKNIDVTPALKDHVEKRIGKITKYFDNIGEIAVVLAVEKGRHIVEVTVPVNGILLRGEESTTDMYASIDLVIEKLEKQIGKYKTKLSRRLRDGMLKVDLIPDNSGGNDDFKVVKTKRFAIKPMDVEEAIMQMNLINHDFYVFMNADTEDVNVIYRRKDGHYGLIEPELL; encoded by the coding sequence ATGGCAATCACAGTACGAGGGAAAAATATCGACGTTACACCAGCTTTAAAAGATCACGTGGAAAAGCGTATTGGCAAAATCACCAAGTATTTTGACAATATCGGGGAGATTGCCGTCGTCCTGGCCGTGGAAAAAGGCCGCCACATCGTTGAAGTGACTGTGCCGGTAAATGGTATCTTGCTGCGAGGCGAAGAAAGCACCACGGATATGTACGCCTCCATTGATCTGGTCATTGAAAAACTGGAAAAGCAGATTGGAAAATATAAAACTAAATTATCCCGCCGTCTGCGGGATGGGATGCTGAAAGTTGACCTGATTCCCGATAACTCCGGGGGAAATGACGACTTTAAAGTGGTCAAAACCAAGCGTTTTGCCATCAAGCCCATGGATGTGGAAGAGGCTATCATGCAGATGAACCTGATTAACCACGACTTCTACGTATTCATGAACGCCGACACCGAAGATGTGAACGTGATCTACCGGCGTAAGGACGGACATTACGGCCTGATTGAGCCGGAGCTGTTATAA